In Solanum pennellii chromosome 7, SPENNV200, the following are encoded in one genomic region:
- the LOC107026387 gene encoding uncharacterized protein LOC107026387 has protein sequence MTKPSKVRRIADFHHHDLPSCRSKMCKKLHQKEKRPKSSEKKEWEGATCSVCMEHPHNAVLLLCSSYDKGCRPYMCATSCRFSNCLEQYKKAYTKVTSIEDSEPGLLSTNDPNCSSGAGCLAGATELLCPLCRGQVKGWTVVEPARKHLNAKKRTCMHENCSFVGTYKKLRKHVRRQHPSARPLEVDPSLAEKWKKLEHERELNDVFSTIRSAMPGAIVMGDYVIDGNFGGLHRNFGLDNHLDETLFRSDPLSDLWNNNVHPDDLFDDSYHSFDQDDFFVHHSGTEAASNVFNRISRLHSRILLGRSRRRQRHRASSRIR, from the coding sequence ATGACAAAACCAAGCAAGGTGCGACGGATAGCTGATTTCCATCACCATGATTTGCCGTCTTGCCGCTCAAAAATGTGCAAAAAGCTTCACCAAAAGGAGAAACGACCAAAATCATCAGAGAAGAAAGAATGGGAAGGGGCAACTTGCTCAGTTTGCATGGAGCACCCTCACAATGCAGTGCTGCTGCTGTGCTCGTCTTATGACAAGGGATGTCGTCCTTATATGTGTGCCACTAGCTGCCGTTTCTCAAATTGTCTTGAGCAATACAAGAAAGCGTATACTAAAGTAACTTCAATCGAGGACTCTGAACCAGGGTTGCTGTCAACTAATGATCCTAATTGCTCGTCAGGAGCAGGTTGTTTAGCTGGGGCAACTGAACTTCTATGCCCACTCTGTCGTGGGCAGGTAAAGGGTTGGACGGTTGTGGAACCTGCACGCAAGCATCTAAACGCAAAGAAGAGAACATGCATGCATGAAAATTGCTCGTTTGTTGGAACGTACAAAAAGTTAAGGAAACATGTAAGGCGGCAGCATCCTTCAGCACGTCCCCTAGAAGTAGACCCTTCACTTGCAGAGAAATGGAAGAAGCTTGAGCACGAGAGGGAGTTGAACGATGTGTTTAGCACAATCAGGTCTGCCATGCCTGGGGCAATTGTAATGGGAGATTATGTAATAGATGGTAACTTCGGAGGGCTCCACAGGAATTTTGGATTGGATAACCATCTAGATGAGACTCTTTTTAGGTCAGACCCTCTTAGTGATCTGTGGAATAATAATGTACACCCAGATGATCTTTTCGATGATAGCTATCATTCATTTGATCAGGATGATTTTTTTGTCCATCATTCTGGCACTGAGGCTGCATCTAATGTTTTCAACAGAATCTCTCGACTTCACAGTAGGATCCTGTTGGGACGATCAAGGAGGCGGCAACGACATCGAGCAAGTAGTAGAATCCGGTGA
- the LOC107024574 gene encoding frataxin, mitochondrial, with amino-acid sequence MASSCSRKLLLLRKSLCRALKPNSSSLIQRSFLSASTHKYLLEPSTIISKSLLSEVSRSYCSRSSPLQDASEGPAAIDYRSLLQEDEYHRLANATIHDLLDKLEEYGDSVDIDGFDVDYGNEVLTLKLGSLGTYVINKQTPNRQIWMSSPVSGPSRFDWDQSSQGWIYRRTKANLQKVLEDELEKLCGCAITLS; translated from the exons ATGGCTTCTTCTTGTTCACGGAAGCTGCTTCTACTTCGCAAATCGCTATGCAGAGCTCTCAAACCTAATTCTTCTTCATTAATACAAAGATCATTTCTTTCTGCTTCTACGCATAAATATCTTCTAGAACCGTCGACCATTATATCCAAATCGTTACTCTCAGAAGTTTCTAGAAGCTATTGTTCCCGCTCGTCACCTCTTCAAGATGCTTCTGAAGGTCCTGCTGCTATTGATTACCG ATCTCTGCTGCAGGAAGATGAGTATCACAGACTGGCTAATGCCACTATCCATGACTTGCTAGATAAGTTGGAG GAATATGGGGACTCAGTTGACATTGATGGTTTCGATGTGGATTATGGG AATGAGGTTTTAACTCTGAAGCTTGGGAGCCTGGGAACCTATGTGATAAACAAACAGACACCAAATAGGCAGATTTGGATGTCTTCACCAGTGAG CGGTCCTTCAAGGTTTGACTGGGATCAGAGCTCACAAGGTTGGATCTATAGGCGAACCAAGGCAAACCTGCAAAAGGTTTTGGAAGACGAACTCGAAAAACTATGCGGATGTGCCATTACTCTTTCTTGA